The region TCCCGATTGGGGATCGCTGCCGAAGCTGATACGCGGTGTTGTATCGAACTTTCCAGGACCTGAATTGTACCCTTGCATGGATTTGTGAGTGTTGTCACTATAATGGCCCACAGGGTATCCACCATCATGGTTTGCGACATATCCACTATTGTACGTTGCAAGACGTCTGCCCTCGTGGGTTGCAGAACGTCCGCCATAGCGGCCTGCCAGGGATCTGTCACACTGTAACCCGACGTTGGATGGCCGATCGGGGCTCGTGTCGTAAGCGTAGGAACCGGTGGGCGCACCACCGCGATCGTAGCCGTATGGAGGCTCAGGTACGTTAGCACCACGACGGTACCCACGGTCGAAGGACTGGTCAGAATCCATCTCATAACGACGGCGAGGCATAGGTGCCTTACTACCGAAATGATCATATTGATTATCATAGGGATCAGGATAGCGCAGATGAGTGCTACGACCGGCTCTTAGCTCTCGGGCCTCGTTCTGGTATCTGCCGCGTTCGGCCCGGAGGTAGGCGACTTCGCTCTTCAGATCCGACACCTGATCTTTTAGACGTTTATGTTCTCGCGCATTCGGctcgtcgtcttcgtcgtcgtGTCGACGCTTGCTACTCTTGGGGGGGTTCGGCCGAGGTTCCGGCTTAGGCTTTTCAGAAGTGACCTTCCAGCGATCCGGTATGTACCTCAGGGTGACACCAGCAGGTACCACAATCTCATCGGTGTCCTTTTGGGCATGAGGAAAAGAGGTGAATCTGTGGTCGGTCTGCGCCAAGACTGTTTGCTCTTCTCGAGTCGGTCTGATTTGCACCCCTACCGGGAGATAGGGAGTGTCCTTTCTGTCGGCAACCGATATGTACATCTGGATCGTCTTCTTCCAAAAATTGGCAGTGGCATAGATCCATGGACATTCCTATCATGTGGAGTTAGTACTGTCTCTTTGATGGGAATCTCATGACTTACCCTATCGGGATGGCCGTGTTCTGCGGCACCACCACACCATCCACAGTTGCATCGTTTGGGATGATTCTTCCGCGAAGCTCCACAACGGAAGCAGTGTTCTTTTGCATTCGCTGTCCTCACGTGTCGGTTCATGGAGAACCGGACATGATCGTCCACATTTATACAGACCCGCGGGGGAATGTATCTTTTCGGCTCAAATCTGAGCAGATCTAGCTGCAACTTAGCCTTCTACGTTCAGACCAAATATCTCAGAATCACTTACTCTCGCCTATTTTAGGCATGCGCTCGTAGGCGCTGCTGTCGAGTCCGGGAACCTGATTAACACGAGCCATTCTGCCGCGATTTTAGGTCACGGGGCGTGGGAGCTTGTGTTGAGTAGAGCGAAAGAGTGAGATCAGCCAAGCGAGAAGTGACAGCCCTTGAGCAAACACGCTAGTGCATTAGCTTGTGCACATGGCTCTCTGACTACCAGGGACGTGCAAGGTTGATTGTGCGTGCAGTGGAGCTTTATTGGACGAAGCATTTACACTGACGGATGCAATTCACGCAATGGGCAATAAGCCTTTCCCATAGGAGCCAGCAAGGAGATATGTAAGCCTCGCCTGTCCATCACCTTGAGCATCGCCACATATTAGAAGGTAGTCCATCGTCTGAAGCATTGAGGTCTTGGACAATCTCTTCCAATGTCTTAGTCCTTGACGATCACCGTTGTGTGACTACCTTGGTACTTAGACGAACATAGGGAGGTATCTCTTGACATAAAACATATATTACAGTTGTACCAACATGCTAGAAAGAGGCCCATGATGGTGCAACTGTTTTGTTCATCGGGCCCACCGTATCTGGTCTCTCTGAAGGCAGTGACCCAGGCTAAGAGGAAGACGGGCGCCCTGGAGAATGGAGAACCCAGAAATTCCATTCAATCGGGTAAATAAATGCTGCGCGAACAGCAGGACAAAGTCCGCATTGCTCAGCTTGATGCTGAAGTAGCACATATTGAGGCCGATGCTGCTTCTCCGTAGGCCAAGGCGGCGCAGATGGGAGCCGAGTACGCAGCCATACGTGCTAATATGGAACGAAGAGACCTAGAAGCTTCCACGGGTATCCATTTGCAGAGGTGACGCTAGTCTGGAAGGAGCCAAACCGTAGCGCGAGACATCTGTTGCCTGGAATGGCAGGAGCGTGCTGCTCCTCACCCACTCCACCACCCAGCCAATACAACGCAGTTCAAGATAGCGAGGCTCATCGATGCTCTGTGTTATGCCGAACACTTCAAATTGAACCCTTCCTCATCTTAGGATGACGATGAAATCGATGAAGCACATCGCGATGCAAGATCTAAATACGACCTCGCGCGACTCCAAGAACAAGAATTTGAGGACCCCAATGGAATTTGGCAGACTGCGATGGAGAGTGCGCACACTCTCCGCTATGATATGGCGAAGACAGCGGCAATATGTACAAGTGTGCAAGAGGCGACAACACGCAAGCTGTCGGGTGAGCATCACCATGCAGTTTATCGAGATTACCGACTAACACACCCTCAGGGCTGGCAGATGAACAGATTCGCGCGGCGAAAGCGGGATATGCGGATTGCGGGACTACCATCGCTGGACTTCGCGATCGCATCAGACAACTCCACGATGATGTTGAAGAGTGGGAAACCAAGCACACGGAATGTTCGGAGCAAGAGAAAACACTGGATCAAGTTCAGAAGCGGCTCGAAGGACTCCAACAGGAGAGCAATGCTCAGAAGGGAACACTCCAGAGGGAAATTGATGCCCACAGGAGAACCCGAGAAGAACTAGATGAGCGCAACACCCAGACGGAGAAGTTGCAGAAGCTTATCGATGCCCACATGGGAACTATACAACGACTCCAGGAGGAGGCTGTCGCCTACAAGAGCGATATACAGCGCCTCAAAGCGCCGGCTCAGCAAGACGCCGCCTCTATGACACAATCTCAGAGACCGGTTGAACCCGAAAACTCGCCGCTGGAAGAACTTCGAAAGGTCGAAAAAGATATTTCGCATCTATGCACTCATATCAAACTGATCGTCGACGATCTCTCACGCACCGATCCTGATTTAAATGCAAAGTACGAACGCATGTTGAAATTGATAGCGACCAGGACGCATCATGATATCCGAAGATCCATCGGCGATCCGAATCAAAACGCATCGCTGACAGACCTCGTTCGAGAGGCGCTGATCAGCCATGATGTCCTCTACATTACCTGTGGAGAAATAGAGCAGGCGCTTCGGCGAATGGCTGTCAACGTTGAAGAATGGACGAAAGCTGTGGATGAGATCGCGGAAGACGGCAGGGAATGGGAGCAGGACTGCCTGGCAGTTATGGAGAATGCAAAGGGTGAAAATGCGACTGCGGTTGCGCGCCATTCCGACTTGATCAAGAAGCTTGACGCGAAAGACAAAGTCATTGTCCGGCTCCGGGCTATGTTGGAAAGCATTCTGGACGAAGATGTGGCAGGGGCATCTGATATATGATTTGTGAGGCTTGCTAAAAGCATTGATTACCAAATAGTTAGGCCAATACAAATGTGCATTTGATGTTTTGTGCCAAGCTTGATAGAACGTGTTCTCACTTTTCACCGTTGAACCGTCCCAATTAGGCTAGCCCCATAACGAAGGTGCTTGCCTCATCTACACGCACTTGCCCTCGATTGCTTCCACACCATCTACACCGTTCTGCTACTCCAAGCCATGACGAAGAGCAGCACCACGTCGGCGCAACCGCTGCATGACAGCGCCAGGTGAGTAACGTCAGTGATTGGTGCAACCGTAGCATTCTAACCATGCCACAGCGATTCTGACGAGCGCCCAAGTAGCCGTGCTGCAATGCCACCGCTACCAAAACCCGCCTCAAAGGCCGTCACAAAAAGGAAATCCGGGCATAACCTGTCGAAATTTGTTGTCAACAACGAGAACTCAGTCATGagcagacttgtcaacaatcaaatcaatcaatcatgAAGCTCGAGATTGGTTTGATTGACAATTTTTTGGCGTCgtgattgatttgattgatTTGATAGCCCCCCAAAAACTGATTGATTGACGATTGATTGACTGATTGATGGTGTATGAGTTATTACCTAATTGGGTTAGACTATTGCCCGATTTGGAGTTTTGAGTGGATTAACCCGGGCAATGTCGACACCAATATTGAGACCAATGTTGAGACCAATGTTGACACcatcaatcatgtcaatcaatcaatcaatcacGACTCTGCAGATTGGTTTGATTGACAATTTTTTGGAGTCgtgattgatttgattgatTTGAGGTTTTTTTGGGCGTCCGAGTGATTGATTGatggattgattgattgttgacaagtctggtCATGAGTGAGTATCGCCCGGGGCAAACACCCTTTGATGACAGAGGACCGTTTCCCCAACACGTGGTGAATGTTCTGAAGAAGAGATCCGCACCAAAACGAACTCCGGCTGTATCAAGGTAAGCTCGGCGACATGATCTCACTCTTCCAGTCACTGACTTGAATAGCAGCGTGCCTAGAATTCGACAACAAACACAAGACCTTTTGCTGTCGAATCTCTCGTCACAAGATACTGTTAGAGCGCAGTTAGAGGCACGGTCGCCTCTTGATGACACCGCATCGGTACAGCACACAGACTCTATCATGTCTGATCCAGTGGTTTCGACTAGAGGAAATACACCCAATCGGGTACAACGAGCTCCAACTTCTGATCAGGTCGTCCCGGATGAAGTAGAGACGACCAATCGGGTACAGCAAGCTCTAGATTTGGAACCGCTCGTCGATATGGCTACCGGTAGCCCCTAAGACCAGGCCACCCAGTTGGGAGAATACGTACTCGTATCAAATCAGGAGTCTGAACCCGCTGCAATCCCGACTGGGCACCATTACAGCTTGTATGACGAGCCTACACCCACAGTCGAAGCTATTGCAGAAGCCAAGAGGGGTAAAGCTCGTGCGATAACACCGGCCACTGAGCGTCACTCGTCGCGAGCGGCGAGCCGCCAAGCAAGTCAGTGGCCAGACATCGAGCATGCCGAAATACATGTCAACACCGGGCCGATAGACGCGAATATGCTCGTGGCACTTGATGCGAAGAAAATCTCAGAGGACGGTCTGACGGTGCTAGCTGCACACGCATGGCAAACAGCGAAGGAGTACCACTGGCCCATCACTAAACGCATGAATGAGACGAAATGGCTGATGATCGGCTTGCCTTTTCTTTTAAGCATACCCAAGGAGCTCACCGATGAGCTCTTTGGCGGAAACTTGGCTTCTGCTCTCCTGCAGCATCGCAACGATTACGTTCAGGGGCTTTTCGCCGACGGCAGCACCTGGACAGACAACCACAACACGCGGTTACCTTGCATATACATACGTATGTTGTACGATTCGAAAACAGGTCGGTCTCTTGCGCCGAATGAACTGTTTGCAGTGTTGTACCGGCTTCGTCTGTATGCAAAGGAGCACCTCACAGATGAAGAGATTGATCTTGTCGTAGCCGTGGACGAGCAGCCTGCTTTTGTCCAAGGCAAGCATCGGCACGTCGAGGAGGGAGGGAGACACTTCTTCGGCGGCAAGTTCGCGGATGAACATTCCAACAACCGCGCTCGTCAGTTACTATCGTTTTGTGACTCGTGCCAAGAATGGCTCGATCTCGTCCCACCCATGGACCGAAGCAATCCAATTGGGTTTCCATTCGCCTATGTAGGTTACGCCATGACCTTTTCCAAGAGGATAGTCCAACACAATAGTGAGAACACCAGCGGCTCAAGGTGGTTCATGAACCTTTTTCTGTCAGCTTGCAGTGTAGTTCTGAACGATGGTCACACCCGCTGGGGTTTCTCTTCGCACGTCATTGGCTACTGCAAGAGCGAGGAAGAGGTAGCTGCCGCCGAGGCATTAATGACTGCACTCACTGGCGCATGGTATGAAACAGGCACCGGCTTTGGTATGCACCCGTCTGGAGAGAACGTCTTCAGCGCCGAAGTCCGCACAATGTCATACCGCGAGGGGCAGGAGGTATGGAAGGTATGCCAAAGGTTCCGCGATGAACATACGCCCTATCTGAAGAACGAATCGTTGGAGATTCAGAGGATCGAGGCATACCCCGAAAGATGCAAGCAGCGCCGTGCAGCATTGCGAGCGGAGCGGCCGGACCTGCTTGAAGAGGCGCGCATCATCAAAGAACGTGTGACAGCCGAGAAGAACCGTATTCGTCGGGAGATATCCGGGCATATGACTAGAATTTACGAAGCATACAGCAAGGCACAAGCGGCAGACCCAGATTCAAATGAGCTGGTAGTTCTTCGGAAGAGGCACATGGATTTACATGAGAAAGTGAGGAATCTTGGACCAGTGACCGACATCCCAGCCACTGGTCGGCAGAGTGAACCGCAATGTGGCTCAGATATTGAGTCTATCTTTCCTGGTACAGACCCGGTAGTTCCCAGCATACATCCTATGGGGGAGGCTGTAGCAGGCTCGAGTAGGGGCAATCCCCAGGGAGATAGGTGAACACGATTGTGAAGAAGACTTGGTGGGATTAGTCGCAGCTGCTCCCAATACTAGTTTTTTCTTTTCAATGACATCCTCGTTTGTTTATTCCCGTATGTGACAATAGCTCTCAATACAAAATAAATAGCCCTATTTGCTAGAATTAATCTCTGAAATGAGGCCTCTCGCTGGTATCTTGCCTCTGAAAACGCCATGTGTCACCGGCCGTCGTGCTGCAACCATGTAGTGTAACTTTCCTCGGACTGCTACTCCCACCTTAATTTTCCAGAACAACACCGGACGATGCAACTTTTGAAGTTGATGCGATGACGGCTTGGTAATGGTCTCGAAACATGAGTGAATAATCTGAGTTCAGAAACATACTTGCTGTAGCCTAACAGGAGAAAAAACCGTGTGAGTTCAACAATATGCCGGCTAGTGATAGCGGATGAGATTTTGAGTAATTGCATGCAGATAAGTCGCGTCCCCTGACTCGCATCTCCAAGCATCCATCCACATCCATCATATCGATTACCAACTTCATCGTGACAACCTCCCCCACTACAGACCCAGATATGGTTTCCTAGAATAGCATTAGCCAGCGAAATGCGGAGAAGACGATGCGCATTTGCTCGGGAAGCCCGCTCCAGGGAAACTGCGGGGTTGCGTCTGATCATGCGATTTCCCTTTTACGTGTAACGGACTACCGTAGACAAGCGGCAGTAGTTTGCCCGACGTGCAAATCCCTGCCATCTTGCGCTACCCCAAAACAGGTCAGGTCAGCAAGAGCAATGCAGCTACGTCCAAGTAAGCCGCCCAAGCTTTTTCTTGGGAACccccccccctccccccccAAGACCGTACCGGCGTGTTGATCAATTGCTTCGCCTTGCTTCGCCTTGCTGTGTTCTTCTCTCCTCCTACCCAAGCTGGAAAGATGGCGCAACAGCGTGGTGTTGACATGGGCGAGAAGGACCTGGAGAAATACACGGTAAGCACTCGGATCGTCGTTAGACTACACGCAATCTAAACACACAACTGCAGGAGAGCCAGCACGTCAACGCTGTAGAAGATGAAATCGACTCCCCTGCCGTCCGCGCTCTCATCTGGAAGCAAGACCTCCGCATCATTCCCCTCGCTGCAGGAATCTACCTCCTCTGCTTCCTCGACCGCTCAAACATTGGCAATGCCAAGACGCTCAACGCCAATGCGGGTGAATCGCTGCTCCAACAGACGCACATGACGAATTACCAGTACATCATTGCGCTCATGGTGTTTCTTATTGCATACGCCATATTCGAGGTGCCCAGTAACTACTTCCTCAAGAAATTGAAGCCGAGTCGTTGGATTGCGTTCCTCATGTTGGGATGGGGTGCGTGTACCATGGGTCTTGGCGGTGCGCAGAACTACGCTACAGTTACCGCTGTGAGGTTTCTGCTCGGCATGTTTGAAGCGGGGCTGTTTCCTGGTCTGGTTTACTACCTTACGTTTTGGTACCGCGCTCGTGAAAGGAGTATGCGTGTTGCCATCATCTTGGCGAGTGCAACACTAGCGGGTGCATTTGGAGGCGCCATCGCATACGGCGTCGGGCACATGAAGGACGTCCACGGTCTCGCAGCTTGGCGTTGGCTGTTCATTCTCGAGGGGATTCCGTCCTGTGTCTCGTCAGTCGCAGTGTGGTTTTTCCTGCCCGACTATCCAGAAGAGGCATCTTGGTTGTCGACTCCGGAGCGCGAACTGGCTGTGGCACGGCTCGAGAAGGAGGGATCAAAAGCCGATGACCCATCGCTAAACTGGAAGACGGCCAAGGCGACGATTCTCGATGCGCGCTTGTGGGTGCATTATATCATCTACTTTGGCATCTCAGCGCCATTCAgttctctttctctctttACTCCGACCATCACTGCGGGACTGGGATACGAAAACCTCCAAGCACAGCTCATGACGGTTCCTCCATATGCTGTTGCGTACGTCGTTTCCATCGTTACTGCTTGGTCTTCAGACTATTTCAATGCCCGCGCATTGCATTCTGCAGTTTTGTCTACCGTGGGCGCCATCGGCTTCCTCGCATCTGCGCTTCTTCCCGCAGAGTCATACCATGCGCGATACGGATGTCTGATTGTTGCCGCTAGCGGAGCATTCTCCTGCATTCCCCCGCTGCTGGGTTGGCTGAGTAGCAACATGCACAGCACTTCTGCTGCGGGCCTCGCCATTGCACTCAATGTCTCTTGGGGCGCTCCAGGCCAGATCTTGGGAGTGTGGATCTACAAGGCGAACGAGAAGAAGG is a window of Pyrenophora tritici-repentis strain M4 chromosome 2, whole genome shotgun sequence DNA encoding:
- a CDS encoding UhpC, Sugar phosphate permease, with protein sequence MAQQRGVDMGEKDLEKYTESQHVNAVEDEIDSPAVRALIWKQDLRIIPLAAGIYLLCFLDRSNIGNAKTLNANAGESLLQQTHMTNYQYIIALMVFLIAYAIFEVPSNYFLKKLKPSRWIAFLMLGWGACTMGLGGAQNYATVTAVRFLLGMFEAGLFPGLVYYLTFWYRARERSMRVAIILASATLAGAFGGAIAYGVGHMKDVHGLAAWRWLFILEGIPSCVSSVAVWFFLPDYPEEASWLSTPERELAVARLEKEGSKADDPSLNWKTAKATILDARLWVHYIIYFGISAPFSSLSLFTPTITAGLGYENLQAQLMTVPPYAVAYVVSIVTAWSSDYFNARALHSAVLSTVGAIGFLASALLPAESYHARYGCLIVAASGAFSCIPPLLGWLSSNMHSTSAAGLAIALNVSWGAPGQILGVWIYKANEKKDGYPTGHWTNFAMLIMVAVGCVGLRFYYQWRNKRMQRLGGDATGMAREFSY
- a CDS encoding Cast multi-domain protein; the encoded protein is MESAHTLRYDMAKTAAICTSVQEATTRKLSGLADEQIRAAKAGYADCGTTIAGLRDRIRQLHDDVEEWETKHTECSEQEKTLDQVQKRLEGLQQESNAQKGTLQREIDAHRRTREELDERNTQTEKLQKLIDAHMGTIQRLQEEAVAYKSDIQRLKAPAQQDAASMTQSQRPVEPENSPLEELRKVEKDISHLCTHIKLIVDDLSRTDPDLNAKYERMLKLIATRTHHDIRRSIGDPNQNASLTDLVREALISHDVLYITCGEIEQALRRMAVNVEEWTKAVDEIAEDGREWEQDCLAVMENAKGENATAVARHSDLIKKLDAKDKVIVRLRAMLESILDEDVAGASDI